A single genomic interval of Fibrobacter sp. UWB4 harbors:
- the leuB gene encoding 3-isopropylmalate dehydrogenase has protein sequence MSKNYKIAVLPGDGIGPEVMKEAVRVLDVVSKKFGFDVNAEWANVGGAAYDESGSPLPESTLKLGEASDCILFGSVGGPKWEHLPPNLQPERGALLPLRKHFKLFCNLRPARVYKELAGACPLRADIVGDGFNILTVRELTGDVYFGQPKGREGVPGSKEEIGFDTMKYSRYEVERIARFAFDAAMLRNKKVASIDKANVLTTSVLWREVVNEVIKDYPELTLEHLYVDNAAMQLLKRPREFDVLLCPNLFGDILTDECAMLTGSMGLLPSASIAEGSFGLYEPAGGSAPDIAGKGIANPLAQILSVALMLRYTFKEEEAAKAIEAACEKVIAQGYRTGDIYQEGCTKVGTVGMGDAIIAALA, from the coding sequence ATGAGCAAGAATTACAAGATTGCAGTGCTCCCGGGCGACGGTATCGGTCCGGAAGTGATGAAAGAAGCTGTCCGCGTGTTGGACGTCGTTTCCAAGAAGTTCGGTTTCGACGTGAACGCCGAATGGGCAAATGTCGGTGGTGCCGCCTATGACGAAAGCGGTTCTCCGCTGCCGGAAAGCACCCTCAAGCTCGGTGAAGCTTCTGACTGTATTCTTTTCGGTTCTGTCGGTGGCCCGAAGTGGGAACACCTTCCGCCGAACCTCCAGCCGGAACGCGGCGCTCTCCTCCCGCTCCGCAAGCACTTCAAGCTTTTCTGCAACCTCCGCCCGGCCCGCGTTTACAAGGAACTCGCAGGCGCATGCCCGCTCCGCGCTGACATCGTTGGCGACGGTTTCAACATCCTCACCGTCCGCGAACTGACGGGTGACGTTTACTTTGGCCAGCCGAAGGGCCGCGAAGGCGTTCCGGGTTCCAAGGAAGAAATCGGTTTCGACACCATGAAGTACAGCCGCTACGAAGTCGAACGCATCGCTCGCTTCGCTTTCGACGCCGCTATGCTCCGCAACAAGAAGGTCGCTTCTATCGATAAGGCCAACGTGCTCACCACGAGCGTGCTCTGGCGCGAAGTCGTGAACGAAGTCATCAAGGACTACCCGGAACTGACTCTCGAACACCTCTACGTGGACAACGCTGCCATGCAGCTCCTCAAGCGCCCGCGTGAATTTGACGTGCTCCTCTGCCCGAACCTCTTCGGCGACATCCTCACCGACGAATGCGCCATGCTCACCGGTTCCATGGGTCTCCTCCCGTCCGCTTCTATCGCCGAAGGAAGCTTCGGTCTCTATGAACCGGCAGGAGGCTCCGCTCCGGATATCGCTGGCAAGGGTATTGCTAACCCGCTCGCACAGATCCTCTCCGTGGCCCTCATGCTCCGCTACACCTTCAAGGAAGAAGAAGCTGCAAAGGCTATCGAAGCTGCTTGCGAAAAGGTGATTGCCCAGGGCTACCGCACTGGCGACATCTACCAGGAAGGCTGCACCAAGGTCGGCACAGTTGGAATGGGTGACGCTATCATAGCCGCACTTGCCTAA
- a CDS encoding ABC transporter ATP-binding protein, whose translation MSNAVLRLHDVSVAFGFDKNGNSRDGKQPLQVTDRVSFDIFPGEFFALVGESGCGKSVTAMSILRLLPWPSAKIVNGEILFDVGANDAQTQDARDLVKLPLKDLQSVRGSEIACIFQEPMQALNPVVTIKKQLLEVFKFGAVSKSAQSQNAPSKQDSAPSRGAQNDLLDLIREQLRLAGFTDPDRVLNSYPHELSGGMLQRVCIVMALLPKPKLIIADEPTTALDVTVQAQVLAVLKEMAEKTGTAVLLITHNMGIVSQYAHRVAVMYAGRIVEEGLVREVINHPMHPYTQGLLAAIPESHSDLRTLASIPGSVPHPKDFAKGCRFADRCSHCADECKTETLPPKVAEANHFAYCFNYEK comes from the coding sequence ATGAGCAATGCAGTTTTGAGATTACATGATGTTTCGGTGGCGTTCGGGTTTGACAAAAACGGCAATTCTCGTGACGGCAAGCAGCCGTTGCAAGTGACGGATCGCGTCTCGTTCGATATTTTCCCGGGTGAATTTTTTGCGTTGGTGGGCGAGTCCGGCTGCGGAAAGAGTGTGACCGCGATGAGTATTTTGCGCCTGTTGCCGTGGCCGAGCGCAAAAATTGTGAACGGCGAGATTTTGTTCGATGTGGGGGCGAATGATGCGCAGACTCAAGATGCGCGCGACCTCGTGAAGCTCCCGCTCAAGGACTTGCAATCCGTCCGCGGTTCCGAAATTGCCTGCATTTTCCAGGAACCGATGCAAGCGTTGAACCCTGTCGTCACTATCAAAAAGCAACTCCTCGAAGTTTTCAAGTTCGGCGCAGTCTCGAAAAGTGCGCAGTCCCAGAATGCGCCGTCTAAACAGGATTCCGCGCCATCTCGGGGTGCGCAAAACGATCTCCTCGACCTTATCCGCGAGCAGCTTCGCTTGGCCGGTTTCACCGATCCCGACCGCGTCTTAAATTCTTACCCGCACGAACTTTCGGGTGGTATGTTGCAGCGCGTTTGCATTGTGATGGCTCTTTTGCCAAAGCCAAAATTGATTATTGCTGATGAACCGACAACAGCTTTGGATGTGACCGTGCAGGCTCAAGTTCTTGCCGTGCTCAAGGAAATGGCGGAAAAAACGGGAACTGCCGTTTTGCTGATTACGCACAACATGGGTATCGTTTCGCAGTATGCCCATCGCGTTGCCGTGATGTACGCGGGACGCATTGTCGAAGAAGGTCTTGTCCGTGAAGTCATCAATCATCCGATGCATCCGTACACGCAAGGACTTTTGGCGGCGATTCCCGAAAGCCATAGCGACTTGCGCACACTAGCGTCTATTCCTGGTTCCGTGCCGCACCCGAAAGACTTTGCCAAAGGTTGTCGCTTTGCCGACCGCTGCTCGCATTGTGCTGATGAATGTAAAACAGAAACGCTCCCGCCGAAAGTGGCAGAAGCGAATCACTTTGCTTATTGCTTTAATTATGAGAAATAA
- a CDS encoding tyrosine recombinase — MSLNSNRLDAFLSHLGVERNLSPVTIQSYQEDLRHFVAWLDENGIDLKDLKPEKLDEFLTLTAGQEEYSPTSVARHFSSLRGFLKYMQREGEYDYSTESMLSTPKLGHYLPQYLTREEIDSVFESAANGKNPLRDTALFELMYSGGLRISEALGIKLSQIDLENDWLMPIGKGNKQRLVPLGSKAKENLRAWIEEGRPLTHPSTDNIILNAHGKPMTRMGAWKIVQQHTMHLNKQVSPHTFRHSFATHCLEAGMDLRVLQELLGHADIGTTQIYTHIDKEFIKVEHRSFHPRELAQHTNNNHS, encoded by the coding sequence ATGAGCCTCAATTCCAACCGTCTGGACGCTTTTCTTTCGCACTTGGGAGTCGAGCGGAATCTTTCCCCGGTGACGATACAGAGCTACCAAGAAGACTTGCGTCATTTTGTCGCATGGCTGGACGAGAACGGAATTGACCTCAAGGACTTAAAGCCCGAAAAACTCGATGAGTTTCTGACGCTTACTGCGGGGCAGGAAGAATATTCCCCAACATCGGTGGCGAGGCATTTTTCAAGCTTGCGCGGGTTCCTCAAGTACATGCAGAGGGAGGGCGAGTACGACTACAGCACAGAATCCATGCTTTCGACGCCAAAGCTTGGGCATTACCTGCCGCAGTACCTGACCCGTGAAGAAATCGATAGTGTGTTCGAAAGTGCCGCGAACGGCAAGAACCCGCTCCGCGATACCGCTTTGTTCGAGCTGATGTACAGCGGCGGATTGCGCATTTCTGAAGCGCTTGGCATCAAGCTTTCGCAGATTGACCTTGAAAACGATTGGCTCATGCCCATTGGCAAGGGCAACAAGCAACGCCTAGTGCCGCTCGGCAGCAAGGCGAAAGAAAATCTCCGCGCATGGATCGAAGAGGGCCGCCCCCTCACCCACCCTTCTACAGACAACATCATCCTCAACGCGCACGGAAAACCGATGACCCGCATGGGGGCCTGGAAAATCGTACAACAACATACGATGCACTTGAACAAGCAAGTGTCCCCTCACACGTTCCGCCACAGCTTTGCCACGCACTGCCTGGAAGCGGGAATGGACTTGCGCGTTTTGCAGGAACTGCTCGGACACGCCGACATAGGCACCACGCAAATTTACACGCACATCGACAAAGAATTCATCAAGGTCGAACACCGCAGTTTCCACCCGCGAGAACTAGCGCAGCACACCAACAACAATCATAGCTAA
- a CDS encoding exo-beta-N-acetylmuramidase NamZ domain-containing protein, whose product MVTLALSHFEKSFPAALRGKRLGAVLHPASVCADLSYTLDLLKDLDGKLFKLSALFGPQHGIKGHTQDNMIEWEGYEDPELHIPVYSLYGEHREPTAEMLSHVDVMLVDLQDVGARYYTFIWTLFLCMKACEKAGIPVVVVDRPNPINCVDEEGPVLDLNYTSFVGLHSIRTRHAKTIGELAEQFKAERFPKCELYVMHMDGYDKRMWFDETGLPWILPSPNMPTLDTAIVYPGMCLFEATNVSEGRGTTRPFEIFGAPFIDAVKLCKYMNGLKLPGVYFRENYFQPTFHKGAGQICGGAQIHVTDRNSFRSFEMAVKLLQYIFNEYPKDFAWKQPPYEYEFHKLPIDILLGNGTFRKEFIESSI is encoded by the coding sequence ATGGTTACGTTAGCTCTTTCTCATTTTGAAAAAAGTTTCCCGGCGGCTCTTCGTGGCAAGCGCCTGGGTGCGGTTCTCCATCCGGCTTCGGTCTGTGCCGATTTGAGTTATACGCTTGACTTGCTCAAGGATTTGGACGGCAAGCTCTTTAAGCTTTCGGCTTTGTTTGGCCCGCAGCACGGCATCAAGGGACACACGCAAGACAACATGATTGAATGGGAAGGCTACGAAGATCCGGAATTGCATATTCCGGTTTACAGCCTTTACGGTGAACATCGTGAACCGACCGCAGAAATGCTTTCGCATGTGGATGTGATGCTTGTGGATTTGCAGGATGTGGGCGCGCGTTACTACACGTTCATTTGGACGCTTTTCCTCTGCATGAAGGCTTGCGAAAAGGCGGGGATTCCGGTTGTTGTTGTGGATCGCCCGAACCCGATCAACTGTGTCGATGAAGAAGGTCCGGTACTTGACCTCAATTACACGAGTTTTGTGGGTTTGCATAGCATCCGTACGCGCCATGCAAAGACGATTGGCGAACTTGCCGAACAGTTCAAGGCCGAACGATTCCCGAAGTGCGAACTTTACGTGATGCACATGGATGGATACGATAAGCGCATGTGGTTTGATGAAACGGGACTCCCGTGGATTTTGCCGAGCCCGAACATGCCGACGCTCGATACCGCAATTGTGTATCCGGGCATGTGTTTGTTTGAGGCGACCAACGTGAGCGAAGGTCGTGGCACGACGCGCCCGTTCGAAATTTTCGGAGCGCCGTTTATCGATGCGGTTAAGCTTTGCAAGTACATGAACGGGCTCAAACTCCCGGGCGTGTATTTCCGCGAAAACTACTTCCAGCCGACGTTCCACAAGGGGGCGGGGCAGATTTGTGGCGGTGCGCAGATCCATGTGACCGACCGCAATTCGTTCCGCAGTTTTGAAATGGCGGTGAAGCTGTTGCAGTACATTTTCAACGAATACCCGAAGGACTTTGCGTGGAAGCAGCCTCCGTACGAGTACGAGTTCCACAAGCTGCCGATTGATATTTTGCTTGGCAACGGGACGTTCCGCAAGGAATTTATCGAGTCGAGTATTTAA
- a CDS encoding DUF4423 domain-containing protein codes for MNRMISAMGLAGFEADYFKALVNFCNAKGDDAKMPYWKEMRQIAKLKKGADGSYRETEKNVTASKEGLAYAVHSMQRQMLRLASESIERFEPQDRSVSSVTLTVNRECYERIAQEIDALRKKIVAMASETEDVDQIYYLNVQLFQMTWKLKKDEEA; via the coding sequence ATGAACCGTATGATTTCGGCAATGGGGCTTGCGGGTTTTGAAGCGGACTACTTTAAGGCGCTTGTCAATTTTTGCAATGCCAAGGGTGATGATGCCAAAATGCCGTATTGGAAAGAAATGCGTCAGATTGCTAAACTGAAAAAAGGTGCGGACGGCTCGTATCGTGAGACCGAAAAGAACGTGACCGCGTCAAAGGAAGGCTTGGCCTATGCCGTACACTCTATGCAACGCCAAATGTTGCGACTTGCCAGTGAATCCATCGAACGATTTGAACCGCAAGATCGCAGCGTGTCAAGCGTGACCCTTACGGTCAACCGCGAATGTTACGAACGTATTGCTCAAGAAATCGATGCGTTACGCAAAAAGATTGTTGCAATGGCTTCGGAAACAGAAGATGTCGATCAAATCTATTATTTGAATGTGCAACTGTTCCAGATGACCTGGAAATTAAAAAAAGATGAGGAGGCTTAA
- a CDS encoding hybrid sensor histidine kinase/response regulator, with translation MAIALIVGVIFLGYSAVQNISSMFMEELAGRREQFVESKLEDYINSLEFAVELLTTENLSSEKNFQSYQYRLKHVYGLERFAFVDSNGLIYTSNGIRNDIDLYDFDYKNLSKPEISLKKAEDENKTLIVAIPINNKYYNKKKLVVSFMEITIARLLEGVSLQLDTNSAASCNIYTKDGKSLKSMVLGGLTNDENLFTAMEHATFEDGYTIDKIRADFAAHKQGSTSFTYNGMQETVYYMPVKSTDWMLTYLVRNNVSTEQMSSISEGILERNLIIAVIVLLAIIILFVFFLIQTQRTAKLKMEREVADAENRIKQKKLEDELELQQKLIDQERKRNEQSYMITAMASDYQSVFYVDLEEDISICYRKNDSVPTPFKKGDKFKFSESFTQYAHKYVAPEYQKKFLEFIDPANIVRRLQKNALIALRYMVIRDGKESYEMLRMAGVRDDENSETLRIIGVGFSDIDEEMHESLARNQTLIDALKVAEEANKAKTVFLSNMSHEIRTPMNAIIGLDSLALHEENISPKMRDYLEKIGSSAEHLLSLINEILDMSRIESGRMTIRNEEFSFSKLLEQVNTIFNGQCEEKGLKYSCNVGRQLDSYYIGDGIKIRQVLINILGNAVKFTPKGGSINFSIEKTAKFDKNSTLTFKISDTGIGMSKEYLPKLFEPFSQENSGTTNKYGSSGLGLAITKGIVDMMNGKIEVDSEKGKGTTFTITLTLLNSGHSDVVESNDVEIRPSEMSVLVVDDDDVALQHAKVVLEKSGIAVETAPSGREAVEMVKLRHARCNPYSLVVLDWKMNEMDGVETARQIRAVTSDDTAIIVLTAYNWDDVLDEAHAAGVDSFIAKPILTDNLLDELKDILKKKRQHTAPQKTKAELSGRCILLAEDMEVNAQIMIEILKMRQVTTEHAENGRIAVEMFQKSPIGYYDAILMDMRMPEMDGLEATAAIRKLDRPDAKKIPIIALTANAFDEDVQRSLQAGLNAHLSKPVKPEILFETLEGML, from the coding sequence ATGGCTATAGCCCTAATCGTCGGTGTTATATTCCTAGGCTATAGCGCTGTACAAAATATAAGCTCTATGTTCATGGAAGAACTAGCCGGACGTAGAGAACAGTTTGTCGAGTCAAAACTTGAAGACTATATCAACAGCCTTGAATTCGCCGTTGAACTTTTGACAACAGAAAATTTATCAAGCGAAAAAAACTTTCAATCATACCAGTATCGTTTAAAGCACGTCTATGGTTTGGAAAGATTTGCCTTCGTCGACTCAAACGGTCTCATTTACACATCCAACGGAATACGTAACGACATTGATCTTTACGATTTCGATTACAAAAATCTTTCCAAACCAGAAATCTCACTAAAAAAAGCCGAAGACGAAAACAAGACACTTATCGTTGCGATCCCTATTAATAACAAGTATTACAACAAGAAAAAGCTTGTTGTATCCTTTATGGAAATTACCATCGCACGTCTACTTGAAGGAGTATCCCTACAGCTAGACACAAACAGCGCAGCCTCCTGCAACATTTATACAAAAGACGGCAAATCGCTTAAGAGCATGGTTCTCGGCGGACTCACCAACGATGAAAACTTGTTCACAGCCATGGAACACGCCACATTTGAAGACGGTTATACCATTGACAAGATTCGCGCAGATTTCGCTGCCCACAAGCAAGGTTCTACATCATTTACATACAACGGCATGCAAGAAACCGTTTACTACATGCCTGTCAAATCTACAGACTGGATGCTTACATACCTTGTCCGTAACAACGTATCCACAGAACAGATGAGTTCCATTTCAGAAGGTATTCTCGAAAGAAACCTCATCATCGCTGTTATAGTTTTGCTCGCTATAATTATTTTATTCGTATTCTTCCTTATACAGACGCAACGCACGGCAAAGCTCAAGATGGAACGCGAAGTCGCCGATGCCGAAAACAGAATCAAACAAAAGAAACTCGAAGACGAACTGGAACTCCAGCAAAAACTCATCGACCAGGAGCGCAAGCGTAACGAACAAAGTTACATGATTACTGCAATGGCATCAGATTACCAAAGCGTTTTTTATGTAGACCTGGAAGAGGACATCTCTATTTGCTATCGCAAAAACGATTCCGTTCCAACACCATTCAAGAAGGGTGACAAGTTTAAATTCAGCGAATCGTTTACTCAATACGCCCATAAATACGTCGCTCCGGAATACCAAAAGAAATTTCTTGAATTTATCGACCCGGCAAACATTGTCAGGAGATTGCAGAAAAACGCACTCATTGCGTTACGCTACATGGTCATCCGCGACGGCAAGGAAAGCTACGAAATGCTTCGCATGGCAGGCGTACGAGATGACGAGAACAGCGAAACGCTCCGCATTATCGGCGTCGGATTCTCAGACATAGACGAAGAAATGCACGAATCCCTCGCCAGAAACCAGACGCTCATTGACGCGCTCAAAGTCGCCGAAGAAGCAAACAAGGCAAAGACCGTATTCCTCTCGAACATGAGCCACGAAATCCGCACCCCGATGAACGCCATCATCGGCCTTGACAGTCTCGCACTCCACGAAGAAAACATCAGCCCTAAAATGCGCGACTATCTCGAAAAGATAGGTTCTTCTGCAGAACACCTTCTGAGCCTCATCAATGAAATTTTAGACATGAGCAGAATCGAAAGCGGACGCATGACCATCAGAAACGAAGAATTCTCCTTCTCCAAGCTTCTTGAACAAGTAAACACCATTTTCAACGGCCAATGCGAAGAAAAAGGACTCAAGTACAGTTGCAATGTCGGAAGACAACTCGATAGCTATTACATTGGCGACGGCATAAAGATCAGACAAGTTCTCATCAATATCCTCGGAAATGCCGTCAAATTTACACCCAAGGGCGGTAGCATCAACTTCAGTATTGAAAAGACCGCTAAATTCGATAAGAATTCAACGCTCACCTTCAAGATTAGCGACACCGGCATCGGCATGAGCAAGGAATACTTACCCAAGCTCTTTGAACCGTTCAGCCAGGAAAACTCGGGAACGACAAACAAGTACGGCAGTAGTGGACTTGGGCTTGCCATTACCAAGGGCATTGTCGACATGATGAACGGCAAGATCGAAGTCGATAGTGAAAAAGGCAAGGGCACGACATTTACGATTACGCTCACGCTTTTGAATTCTGGCCATTCCGATGTTGTCGAAAGCAATGATGTGGAAATCCGTCCGAGCGAAATGAGCGTCCTCGTCGTCGATGATGACGACGTCGCTTTGCAGCACGCCAAGGTTGTTCTTGAAAAGTCGGGAATTGCTGTCGAAACAGCCCCATCAGGACGAGAAGCCGTCGAGATGGTTAAACTCCGCCACGCAAGATGCAACCCATACAGCCTTGTCGTTTTGGACTGGAAGATGAACGAAATGGACGGTGTGGAAACGGCTCGACAAATTCGTGCAGTTACAAGCGACGATACAGCAATCATCGTGCTCACAGCATACAACTGGGACGATGTCTTGGATGAAGCGCATGCCGCAGGCGTCGATAGCTTTATCGCAAAGCCTATATTGACCGACAATCTCTTGGACGAACTCAAGGACATCCTCAAAAAGAAACGCCAGCACACCGCACCGCAAAAAACGAAGGCTGAACTTTCTGGAAGATGCATCCTCCTTGCCGAAGACATGGAAGTGAACGCCCAGATTATGATCGAGATCCTCAAAATGCGTCAAGTGACTACTGAACATGCAGAAAATGGAAGAATAGCCGTCGAGATGTTCCAAAAATCACCAATCGGCTATTACGACGCCATTCTCATGGACATGCGAATGCCCGAAATGGATGGTCTCGAAGCGACAGCGGCAATCCGCAAACTGGATCGTCCCGACGCCAAAAAAATTCCGATTATCGCTCTCACGGCAAACGCATTCGATGAAGACGTGCAGCGCAGCTTGCAAGCAGGCCTGAACGCACACTTGAGCAAGCCCGTGAAACCGGAAATCTTGTTCGAAACGCTAGAGGGAATGCTGTAA
- a CDS encoding sugar phosphate nucleotidyltransferase has translation MKIVLPVAGNGIRLRPYTENMPKCLLPVAGKTIIDWIVEGALFLKPSETIFITGYKASVVDDFLKRKPEWGAVRTVLQSNPQGLGEAISLALPYVNDDEPLLIILGDTLFEADLSILDKATENILYTFKVADPKRFGVAVTDKNGHIERLVEKPQEFVSDEAIVGIYYIKDVKALKDALNYLMQNDIRTKGEFQLTDALERMIQGGCKFRTAPVEKWLDCGLVETLLETNAHVLERNEKVAPKFEGSEIIMPCHFGKNVVVKNSKVGPNVSVGDGCVIENSEVCNAILWDSVKVLDKKLEKVVVHE, from the coding sequence ATGAAAATTGTTCTTCCCGTTGCTGGCAATGGCATCCGCCTGCGTCCGTATACGGAAAATATGCCGAAATGCTTACTTCCTGTTGCTGGTAAGACAATCATAGATTGGATTGTTGAAGGTGCTCTTTTTTTGAAGCCTTCCGAGACGATTTTCATAACGGGGTATAAGGCATCCGTTGTTGATGACTTTTTGAAACGGAAACCGGAATGGGGCGCTGTGCGTACAGTGCTCCAGTCGAATCCGCAGGGGTTAGGCGAAGCGATTAGCCTTGCTCTTCCGTATGTGAATGATGATGAACCGCTCTTGATTATTCTAGGGGATACGCTGTTTGAGGCAGACTTGTCTATTCTGGACAAGGCTACGGAAAATATTCTCTACACGTTCAAGGTTGCAGACCCGAAGCGTTTTGGCGTGGCTGTGACGGATAAGAATGGCCATATTGAACGTCTTGTAGAAAAACCGCAGGAATTCGTTTCGGACGAAGCTATTGTTGGTATTTATTATATCAAGGATGTCAAGGCTCTTAAGGATGCCTTGAACTACCTCATGCAGAACGACATCCGTACGAAGGGCGAATTCCAGTTGACGGATGCGCTTGAGCGTATGATCCAGGGCGGCTGCAAGTTCCGTACGGCTCCGGTCGAAAAGTGGCTGGATTGCGGCCTTGTCGAGACTTTGCTTGAAACGAATGCGCATGTTCTTGAACGCAATGAAAAGGTGGCTCCGAAGTTTGAAGGGTCTGAAATTATCATGCCCTGCCACTTTGGCAAGAACGTGGTCGTCAAGAATTCCAAGGTCGGTCCTAACGTGTCGGTTGGGGATGGCTGCGTGATTGAGAATTCTGAAGTCTGCAATGCGATTCTCTGGGACAGCGTGAAGGTTCTGGACAAGAAACTTGAAAAAGTTGTGGTCCACGAATAA
- a CDS encoding ABC transporter permease produces MKLRLSTETLNRLKRFRKNKRAFWSLVILVVAYLLSLTSPWTVNDEPFYLRYNGKSYFPAFARYSEADFGGEYKTEQDYAKLFADVAECKQDEEDGFPRAGGCPEMWTLMPPVPHDPLKADLSEEGTPPFAPSAKHWLGTDSNGRDVLSRLIHGFRICISFSLLLTVLGTFLGIVIGGIQGYLGKFWDTGMQRMIEIWSSLPMLYVVILIGSIYGRSFWLLILIMAAFNWLSLSYYMRAEFLKLRSMTYVMSAKVLGLGHRHIFFKEILPNAMTPVVTLFPFTLIGGIGSLTSLDFLGFGLQPPTPSWGELMSQGLNNLYAPWISVSTVAALFVTLLLTTFVGEGVRDAMDPKSGDRYV; encoded by the coding sequence ATGAAACTTAGACTTTCGACAGAAACTTTGAATCGCCTAAAGCGCTTCCGCAAGAACAAGCGCGCCTTTTGGTCGCTTGTAATTCTGGTGGTGGCTTACCTGCTTTCGCTCACCAGCCCGTGGACGGTAAATGACGAGCCGTTCTATTTGCGTTACAACGGCAAGAGCTATTTCCCGGCGTTTGCGCGTTACAGCGAAGCGGACTTTGGCGGCGAATACAAGACGGAACAGGATTACGCAAAGCTCTTCGCTGATGTCGCTGAATGCAAGCAGGACGAAGAAGACGGATTCCCGCGAGCTGGTGGCTGCCCCGAGATGTGGACTCTCATGCCGCCTGTGCCGCACGATCCGCTGAAGGCGGATCTGAGCGAGGAGGGAACCCCTCCATTTGCGCCGAGCGCAAAGCACTGGCTCGGAACGGATAGCAATGGGCGAGATGTCCTCTCGCGCTTGATTCACGGGTTCCGCATTTGCATCAGCTTTAGCTTGCTCTTGACCGTGCTTGGAACGTTCCTTGGCATTGTGATTGGCGGTATCCAGGGCTATCTCGGGAAGTTCTGGGATACGGGCATGCAGCGTATGATTGAAATCTGGTCTTCGCTCCCGATGCTTTACGTTGTGATTCTCATTGGCAGTATTTACGGCCGCAGTTTCTGGCTTTTGATTTTGATTATGGCGGCGTTCAACTGGCTTTCGCTCAGCTATTACATGCGTGCGGAATTCCTGAAGCTCCGCAGCATGACTTACGTGATGTCGGCGAAGGTGCTTGGGCTTGGACATCGCCATATCTTTTTCAAGGAAATCTTGCCGAATGCAATGACTCCCGTGGTGACGCTTTTCCCGTTCACGCTTATCGGTGGAATCGGAAGCCTCACGTCGCTCGACTTTTTGGGCTTTGGGCTCCAGCCGCCGACGCCGAGTTGGGGTGAACTCATGAGTCAGGGCCTTAACAATCTTTACGCTCCGTGGATTTCCGTGAGCACTGTCGCGGCGCTCTTTGTGACCCTCCTCCTTACGACTTTCGTCGGCGAGGGGGTGCGAGATGCAATGGATCCGAAGTCGGGGGATAGGTATGTATAG
- a CDS encoding TIGR04133 family radical SAM/SPASM protein: protein MHLGLKKKLALEAHRLYRHSEIKAHKLSYFFWECTLRCNLHCLHCGSDCVSEAIPDMPREDFFRVLDSLAPHIDPADFAVVITGGEPLMRADLEECGREIKKRGYPWGMVTNGLGLTPERYTRLLNAGLKSLTISLDGLEDNHNLFRGNPHSFERAVRAINMAAHTDGITFDVMTCVNRKNLKELPSIFNLLLNLGVKRWRVSNVFPKGRAKDNPLFMLSNDEFRQVFEFIREAKSKKLMNVNYDCEGFLGSYEHVVRDYPFFCWAGVNIASVLCDGSISACPSLRGDYIQGNIYTDDFWDVWQNRYHVMRDRSWAKTGECGDCKYWRYCEGSSLHLRDEKTKELAYCHVKRLEATGV, encoded by the coding sequence GTGCATCTTGGCCTAAAAAAGAAACTTGCGCTTGAGGCGCACCGCCTTTATCGTCATAGCGAAATCAAGGCGCATAAGCTCTCGTATTTTTTCTGGGAATGTACACTGCGGTGCAATTTACATTGTCTGCACTGCGGTAGCGATTGCGTTTCTGAGGCAATCCCTGATATGCCCCGTGAAGATTTTTTCCGGGTCCTGGATAGCCTAGCTCCGCATATTGATCCGGCTGATTTTGCTGTTGTGATTACGGGCGGCGAGCCTTTGATGCGCGCAGATCTTGAAGAATGCGGCCGAGAAATCAAGAAGCGTGGTTACCCGTGGGGGATGGTAACAAATGGACTTGGGCTAACTCCCGAGCGCTATACAAGGCTCTTAAATGCTGGGCTGAAATCGCTTACGATCAGTCTTGACGGTCTCGAAGATAATCATAATCTGTTTCGAGGGAATCCGCATAGCTTTGAACGCGCTGTACGGGCGATAAACATGGCTGCGCATACCGACGGCATTACGTTCGATGTCATGACTTGCGTGAATCGTAAAAATTTAAAAGAACTGCCTAGTATTTTTAATTTGTTATTGAATCTGGGCGTCAAGCGTTGGCGTGTTTCAAACGTGTTTCCCAAAGGCCGTGCCAAGGATAATCCGCTGTTCATGCTCTCGAATGATGAGTTTAGGCAGGTGTTTGAATTTATCCGTGAAGCGAAATCGAAAAAGCTCATGAATGTGAATTACGATTGCGAAGGATTTCTCGGAAGTTACGAGCATGTTGTTCGCGATTATCCGTTCTTTTGCTGGGCTGGCGTGAATATAGCTTCTGTACTATGTGATGGGAGCATTTCGGCATGCCCGAGCTTGCGGGGCGATTACATCCAGGGGAATATCTATACGGATGATTTTTGGGATGTATGGCAGAATCGCTATCATGTCATGCGGGACCGCAGCTGGGCTAAAACTGGCGAATGCGGCGATTGCAAGTATTGGCGCTATTGCGAAGGCTCCAGCCTGCATCTCCGCGACGAGAAAACCAAAGAATTAGCTTATTGCCATGTGAAACGGCTTGAAGCCACGGGTGTTTGA